The Agelaius phoeniceus isolate bAgePho1 chromosome Z, bAgePho1.hap1, whole genome shotgun sequence genomic interval ATTGAAGACTTAAATGCAGCAACCAGTTGTCATGAGAGAGGAAAGTAGCTTGTGCATACTGGCCACACAGTACTGATGCTTGTGTGCCCTGCAGAGAGGTGCTAAGGAAATCCTTTCAATGATAATCTGCTGATTTGAATATCTCTTTGCATGTTTGCTGTGTTCTACATTACACAGCATAGATGCTTTTATGGAatcaaagctttaaaaataatggtTTTATGTATCCTcttaattataaaaattattgtGGTCCCTATCCCAGAAGGATTTTCTTTACATTGCACTCATTTCCTTGAATtggattttcttttaatcttgGCTATTGATTTATTATTATGAGATTCAATGGTCTTGCTCCCACTGAATAGGATGGTTTTTTGCCAACCAGAGTTCTTCTGAATTTGGTAAATGGATATATAATACGACAATTTATGAGTATTCTGTTGGAAATCTAAGTACTGTTTGTCAAGGGATGATACAGAGAAATGCACTTTACAGATCCACCTTGACCAAGAAGATCCATGTTTAGTATCTCCTAAAATCTGTTTGACTCATTTCAGTCCTCATTTAGAACCCGTATACCTTTTAAGGGCTGCACTCTCTTTAGTTTCTGATGTTGCAGTGACTAGAGATGTATTACTGTTCAGGTGCATATTTAATGCAGCCTTTATTTAATAACACCAGCCTTGTAACATAGCAGTGGTGTCAGGCATGTCAGAAGTGCACATTCAAGACCTGCACAGCTAAgtcacttttctttctctctagGGCCAAAAGGACCCCCTCCTGGTCGATAAAATTATGAATGACCTGGACTCCAATAAGGACAATGAAGTGGATTTTAATGAATTTGTCATTCTGGTTGCTGCTTTGACAGTGGCATGTAATGATTTCTTTGAAGAACAGCTAAAGAaagaggaattttaaaaatcctctaTGTAATCAATCTCCAGTCCACAAATGCAAGCAAAGCATGCCTAGTTAGGTAGCCCTCATTGGTGATTAGTAAATGCAAACCATAATTCCTCCAACTGTTACTGCTCTAAGACATTTATGGACCTAGTCAGCAGCTGGTGTAAGCTGGACTACAGCCAGCTTGCACTACTTGAGATGTGCAATATTTCCAGTCTTTGCACTCCATGCATCTGTAACATGCCTTCATCAGTTGGCCAGGTCAAGGGCTTGGGGTGACAGATCATTTGGCACGAGTTGAGACTTCTATTTCTCCAATGTCAGTGGAAAGTAAAAGGCAGGGGAATGTTACTTATATACCTTCTGCATGGAAAAAATTTGGAATGAGACACAACACCTGCAATTTAGTTATCAGTCATTTTATAATAATCTTATTTTGCAGCTCAAAACCAGCAGATTCTTTTTAGCTCAGTTCTGCTTATTCTAAAACCTTTGTTAGTTGCTGCTCCCCACACTCATATTTCAGATGTGGTCACAGCTGTCTCTTGCTGCTGGAGCATACAATACTGCTTGCCATTGTTATGGGTTCATTTCCTCCTGTCTCCAGCTTCAATTTTGTTCTGTTGGCATCGCTGCATCCCAGTAGTCAACCTCTTCACTTGGCATAAATGAATTTATTCATATCATAAATTATTCAAGTACATAGAAGATTTAGTCACCAAATTGCTTGGAGGGCTGATGGAAGGACTGGGTCTTTGGGGGAAATGTGTAAATGCCTTCTGCTTTGACTACTTTGGCATGGTTAAAAGGAGGCCTCTTAGGACCACTTGTGGAAGATTTAATGATGAAATTCCAGGGTACAGCTTTGTAATGTGAGTCATCTTATGGAAAAATTGTTATTTCATCTTACACTGATCCCCACCCTGTATGGAATTAGGGGTTCCCTGAGCCCCACGGCCAGGCAAGAGAGAGTAGGCAAACTCCTTCCAGTGTTAGCTTGCTCATGGGTTGAGTTAAGAGTATTTACACACTCCTGTTTGAATTAAGCATACTTAAGCATCCTCAGTGGCAGGATattgtggctttttttcctgcacAGAGAGCTCTTATATCCTTGTTATTTTGCTGGTAACCTCAAACTATAATAAAGGGCATCTGAATTAAATGAAGAATTTCTGTTTGTGTAAGACATTATTAAAAAACCACTCCCCAATGAAGATGTGCCCTGCAAGGCAATATTTGCAGAATTAGTTCACTTGTCTTTCCTTCCCAGGCATCCAAATATCATTTAGCAAAGTGTACATTTGTATGAAATTACATATGATTAAGAATATGTAATTTCTTATTAGCAGGGGATTTTGCAGGGTGTAATAAATGTAACAAGGGGCAGACAGCATCCTAAGAACAGGGCCACCACCAAATGGTGTTAtctgggaagaaaagcaaacttTGCAATGGTGACAGTGCCACAGCATGCTTTAACCCTTGAATGAAAAAGTTATGCAGGATTCACAAAATATCTTCTAAGCCAACATGACAGAAAGTACAAAAGTAAAACTGGCAACAAATGGACAACTTTTTGCTCCCTTTAATGTTGTGTACTTCAATATCATTGCAAGTGTTGGACCAGGATGGCAAAAGTATCAGCCAGAAAATATAAGACCACTTTTACGGTTTCTCAGGGGCCCCAGAGAGTTGCTAGCCACTATACCTTTCCCTGTTCTCCAAGGGGAAGTGAAAGAAGACCTGTTTTAATCTTCAACTCCAAGCTAAAAGGACTAAGGTTATCCCAGTAGAAGCCACTTCCTTCTCTAAAAAAATTGAACAAGAATCTTTCTGGAAAGAAACTCCAGAAAGAAGGCAATCCCTGATGAACCCTTGTACATGTAGCAGCCCATGTGCATAGCAGAATTATGCTGGgtcacagctggcagcagcaattTCCCCTGGAGTCAGGCAGCAAGAGTCACTGCTGCAGCGGAGAGGGCCAGAGAGCCATCTCATCAGCTGAATTTGCTAGGGATTGTGTGCATCCTAACTGCTCTGTGGAAGGGGCTTACTTGCAGATGAGCTGTGGGAGAGTCAGAGGAGAATGACTCAAATGATCTTTTTTCCAACAAAGTTTCATAAAACCTCATAAATCACTGGTTTTAGCTTGTCTTGTTAGGTGTTTCTTTGTTGCTGTTTTAACTACAAGGACAAATGTTAAACTCTGTCTGTTCTGTCAGAAGAAACTTTTTTGTACAAAGACAGGAAACCAAGCAGAAAACTAAGAAAATGCACAAAACACATTCAAAAGCTCAAACCCACAAAGCCTTCACACAATATGGGCCCCTGGGGTAAGACTAGCCATCCTATTCTTGGGCTACCTGTGGGCTGACCCACGGCACCCTCTCTCACTCCTCTCACACAGGAGCCAAGTAATGTTCCATTAGACCATTAGCTGTTCCAGTAGACATCGCTTCTAAGAAAGATATATGAGGATCACCTGAAAGTTTTGAATTGCCTCTGAGCCAGAAAAAAAACTGTGAGTAATCCTCTGTTCTGTAAGCACTCCTCAGGAAGGAAGATGGCATTGAAACCATGGACATTGGCTATGCAAGAGGGTGCATGCAAGGCCAACCTCACTATGAACATGATGTCCTGCTGATGCAAACCTTTTTGGGTCTTCATTCTCTCTTTCAAACCTGAAGGTAGGATTTTTTTACTGACATTTGCCCACTGACTTCAAGTCTTCTGTAATTCATGGATCTAGTGAGCACTTCGAAGTTTTACATGCAGATCAAGCTTGCTGTGTGGCTTTCTCCAGAGCACCTCAGCATTAGAAATGATGACTAACTACAgacattttttccatttgttaTATCAGGCTGTCTTAAAAACCTATAGAAATTTGAACACCAAAACATGGCCTAATATTTTCCAGTTACATCAAAGACCAATAAAAATAGAACAATGCCAGACAAGATCTTTTCTCTATATTGTGAAATTTCTTTGCTTGACATCTAAAGAGCAGATTTGCAGAAGACAAATTCCACTATCTTGAAAGCCTCAGCCTCTgccatttgcttttatttcagttcaAAAGAGATTTGAAGTGCCTGTGCAATTGGCAACACAAAGCTTGATGCATTACCTGTTGGTAAATTTATAACTTCTTCAGATTTGTTATCCAGCTACCAATCCTGAAGAGCTGTGCATGACACCCCCATGAAGACAAGGAGTTTGTAATGGAGCTGTGCCTCCAAGCTGTGACTTACCAGCTAGGTCCAGTAGGAAGGCACCACCTTTCAAAGGAAGGTGTGGAAGTGCAGTAGGAGAATAATCCCAAGCAGCTGGAAGGCGTCAAGTGTAATGGGATAACAATCTCCCACAACACCATTTTCTCCCTGTAAAGATGAGAGACAAAGTTGCCTGGCTTTGtgagaagggaaagagaagtGACCCCAGGAGACTCCAGCAGAACAGATGATGTTTCCAGTAGCTAGTAATGTTATTAATTGCCGTCCACCAATGTAGCAGTGTAGGTCCaccccaggtccctcagccACCCAAGGCAGACCCCTTTTCCAGGCTCCATGCTACAGCAtaaagcagggcagggccaggagaaCAAACTttcagggacagcccagagtCCATCATACGAGCTCAACAACACACATAAAAGATCCAGTTCCTCTCTGATCACAGCCTTGAAAAGGTTGGGTAAAAGGTCGCACACAAAACTTGTATCTGAAATCAGATTAATCTATATAAAGGTTTTTGACTGGCAGGAAGATTGAGATTTAGATTAAGATTTAAACTGTGATGTGACATCATGTGCATGTCTAATAAGGGCTTTGATTGAC includes:
- the S100Z gene encoding protein S100-Z, which encodes MTTPLEDAMDTLIRIFHHYSGKEGDRNKLSKGELKELLTSELTDFLSGQKDPLLVDKIMNDLDSNKDNEVDFNEFVILVAALTVACNDFFEEQLKKEEF